One genomic region from Balaenoptera musculus isolate JJ_BM4_2016_0621 chromosome X, mBalMus1.pri.v3, whole genome shotgun sequence encodes:
- the CXCR3 gene encoding C-X-C chemokine receptor type 3 — translation MVPEMSERQEFPASDFAFLLENSSYDYGENESDSCCASPPCPQDFSLNFDRAFLPVLYSLLFMLGLLGNGAVAAVLLSQRAALSSTDTFLLHLAVADALLVLTLPLWAVDAAVEWVFGSGLCKVAGALFNINFYAGALLLACISFDRYLSIVHATQLYRRGPPTRVALTCVAVWGLCLLFALPDFIFLSAHHDKRLNATHCQYSFPQVGRTALRVLQLVAGFLLPLLVMAYCYARILAVLLVSRGQRRLRAMRLVVVVVVAFALCWTPYHLVVLVDTLMDLGAVARNCGRESSVDVAKSVTSGMGYMHCCLNPLLYAFVGVKFRERMWILLMRLGCPDQRGHQRQPPASRRDSSWSETTEASYSGL, via the coding sequence atGAGTGAACGCCAGGAGTTCCCAGCCTCGGATTTTGCCTTCCTCCTGGAAAACTCTTCCTATGACTACGGAGAAAACGAGAGTGACTCCTGCTGcgcctccccaccctgcccgcAGGACTTCAGCCTCAACTTCGACCGGGCCTTCCTGCCCGTCCTCTACAGCCTCCTCTTCATGCTGGGGCTGCTGGGCAATGGCGCCGTGGCGGCCGTGCTGCTGAGCCAGCGGGCGGCCCTGAGCAGCACCGACACCTTCCTGCTGCACTTGGCCGTGGCTGACGCGCTGCTGGTGCTGACGCTCCCGCTCTGGGCGGTGGACGCGGCCGTCGAGTGGGTCTTCGGCTCCGGCCTCTGCAAAGTGGCGGGTGCCCTCTTCAACATCAACTTCTACGCGGGGGCCCTCCTGCTGGCCTGCATCAGCTTCGATCGGTACCTGAGCATCGTGCACGCCACCCAGCTCTACCGCCGGGGGCCCCCGACCCGCGTGGCCCTCACCTGTGTGGCGGTCTGGGGGCTCTGTCTGCTCTTCGCGCTCCCGGACTTCATCTTCCTGTCCGCCCACCACGACAAGCGCCTCAACGCCACCCACTGCCAGTACAGCTTCCCACAGGTGGGCCGCACGGCCCTGCGCGTTCTGCAGCTGGTCGCCGGGTTCCTGCTGCCCCTGCTGGTCATGGCCTATTGCTATGCCCGCATCCTGGCTGTGCTGCTGGTCTCCAGGGGCCAGCGGCGGCTCAGAGCCATgaggctggtggtggtggtggtggtggccttTGCCCTCTGCTGGACCCCCTACCACCTGGTGGTGCTGGTGGACACCCTCATGGACCTGGGGGCCGTGGCCCGCAACTGTGGCCGAGAAAGCAGTGTGGACGTGGCCAAGTCGGTCACGTCGGGCATGGGCTACATGCACTGCTGCCTCAACCCTCTGCTCTATGCCTTTGTGGGTGTCAAGTTCCGAGAGCGCATGTGGATCCTACTCATGCGCCTGGGCTGCCCTGACCAGAGGGGCCACCAGCGGCAGCCGCCGGCTTCCCGCCGGGATTCATCCTGGTCTGAGACCACAGAGGCCTCCTACTCAGGCTTGTGA
- the GCNA gene encoding acidic repeat-containing protein: MVIDSDSDDGCLCKQKRAKIAEMHIKDEIVEVSDTDEQPPQDSPILISDDDDDDDRNDLEGPVLIEDDSCDEDPTPSNEKKRDEFVISQNKSSHDVGKQDLGENVCQPPNGNPKAELEISKGKLSSDEEAVLVAQPRKRKNKTKNIPVTPVVKREKEHVPSKKNPSTAKFEQCEPGNSECKIPGCFLRGIENSKQYSGKNFKQNKDELVQKIYALCNSSVFDKKLPEKIDISWSKKMLRTAGLCTTGETRHPKRERYAKIQISQKVCDSADRLRDTLIHEICHAASWLLDGIRDSHGVGWKYYAQKSNMVHPELPKVTRCHNYKINYRIHYECTKCKFRVGRYTRSLDTDRFICAKCKGPLVILPLTRKDGTPIEPHVRPFAKVLLLTILC, encoded by the exons ATGAGATTGTGGAAGTGTCTGATACCGATGAGCAGCCGCCCCAGGACTCTCCAATACTTatcagtgatgatgatgatgatgatgatcgtAATGACTTGGAGGGCCCTGTGCTAATAGAAGATGATTCGTGTGATGAGGACCCAACTCCctcaaatgagaaaaagaggGATGAGTTTGTTATCTCCCAAAACAAATCATCTCATGATGTTGGTAAGCAGGATCTTGGGGAAAATGTCTGCCAGCCACCAAATGGCAATCCTAAGGCTGAGCTAGAGATTTCAAAAGGAAAGTTGTCAAGTGATGAAGAGGCTGTACTTGTGGCACaaccaaggaaaaggaaaaataaaaccaaaaacataccTGTGACACCTG ttgttaaaagagaaaaggagcatGTGCCTTCAAAGAAGAATCCCAGCACAGCAAAATTTGAACAATGCGAGCCTGG GAATTCTGAGTGCAAAATACCTGGATGTTTCTTGCGTGGCATTGAGAACTCAAAGCAGTATTCTGGAAAGAATTTCAAGCAAAATAAGGATGAACTGGTTCAGAAAATCTACGCTTTGTGTAACAGCTCTGTCTTTGATAAAAAG CTGCCGGAGAAAATTGACATCAGCTGGAGTAAAAAGATGCTGAGAACTGCTGGTTTATGCACCACTGGCGAGACTCGACACCCGAAGAGGGAGCGTTATGCTAAGATTCAGATTTCTCAGAAAGTCTGTGACTCTGCAG ACCGACTCCGGGATACTTTGATCCATGAGATATGCCACGCAGCCTCCTGGCTGCTCGATGGCATCCGTGATTCTCATGGTGTCGGATGGAAGTATTATGCCCAAAAATCGAATATGGTGCACCCagagctgcccaaggtcacccgtTGCCATAACTACAAGATTAACTACAGGATTCATTATGAGTGTACTAAGTGCAAATTCAG GGTCGGCCGCTACACCAGATCATTGGACACCGACCGCTTCATCTGTGCCAAGTGCAAGGGCCCTCTGGTCATTCTGCCATTAACTCGGAAAGATGGAACCCCCATTGAGCCCCATGTGAGACCATTTGCCAA GGTTCTGTTGCTAACCATTTTGTGCTGA